In the Balaenoptera acutorostrata chromosome 7, mBalAcu1.1, whole genome shotgun sequence genome, one interval contains:
- the VSTM2A gene encoding V-set and transmembrane domain-containing protein 2A isoform X3: MGIFLAYVGFVFFSVLYVQQGLSSQAKFTEFPRNVTATEGQNVEMSCAFQSGSASVYLEIQWWFLRGPEDLDTGAEVAGAQAELLPYRDPDGDGTKISTVKVQGNDISHKLQISKVRKKDEGVYECRVTDANYGELQEHKAQAYLKVNANSHARRMQAFEASPMWLQDAKPRRNVSAAAPGSTHSSASQRVLSTSSPQAVAKIPKQSPQSVHAKTFMGTRAKLAS; this comes from the exons aTGGGGATCTTTTTGGCGTATgttggatttgttttcttttccgtTTTATATGTACAGCAAGGGCTTTCTTCTCAAG CAAAATTTACCGAGTTTCCGCGGAACGTGACTGCAACCGAGGGGCAGAATGTGGAGATGTCCTGCGCTTTCCAGAGCGGCTCCGCCTCGGTGTACCTGGAGATCCAGTGGTGGTTCCTGCGGGGGCCGGAGGACCTGGACACCGGGGCCGAAGTGGCCGGGGCACAG gCGGAGCTGCTGCCATACCGGGACCCGGACGGCGACGGGACCAAGATCAGC ACAGTGAAAGTCCAAGGCAATGACATCTCTCACAAGCTTCAGATTTCCAAAGTGAGGAAAAAGGATGAAGGTGTATATGAATGCAGGGTGACCGACGCCAATTACGGAGAGCTTCAGGAGCACAAAGCCCAGGCCTACCTAAAAGTCAACGCCAACAGCCATGCTCGGAGGATGCAGGCCTTCGAGGCCTCGCCCATGTGGCTGCAGGATGCGAAGCCTCGCAGGAACGTCTCGGCGGCCGCTCCCGGCAGCACGCACAGCTCTGCCAGCCAGCGAGTGCTCTCCACTTCCAGCCCTCAAGCGGTAGCCAAAATCCCCAAACAAAGTCCACAATCAG